From the Deinococcus hopiensis KR-140 genome, one window contains:
- a CDS encoding transposase produces the protein MKHLWADAGYTGKLAGEQGTFLGWTLEIVKHPWSGQQSTWAPKDAPPRRVEVPAGFVVLKRRRVVERTSAWPWKSRRMARDDEALPETAENPVYEVRIRLMVRRLAKGPP, from the coding sequence ATGAAGCACCTGTGGGCGGATGCGGGATATACCGGAAAATTGGCAGGAGAACAGGGAACGTTTCTCGGCTGGACGCTGGAGATCGTGAAGCATCCCTGGTCAGGACAGCAGAGCACCTGGGCACCGAAAGACGCACCTCCACGACGTGTGGAGGTGCCTGCGGGATTTGTGGTGCTGAAACGGCGCCGGGTCGTGGAGCGGACCTCTGCCTGGCCCTGGAAATCCAGGCGCATGGCCAGGGACGATGAAGCGCTGCCGGAGACAGCGGAGAACCCTGTCTACGAGGTGAGGATCCGCTTGATGGTCCGCCGTTTGGCCAAAGGTCCACCCTGA
- a CDS encoding PH domain-containing protein → MSTIPLAPASAPRYMWVVLGLSAIACLIPIFLPTGQRHDFTPLFILLPLVLLLAGMLLAPRRLSYHLEPDALVITRLSGQTRLPYAGMTAWQTAGHLGLKMGGMGLPGYYLFHADGLKGVLAASSATHGGVILQEGGKAHFLTPADPGAFLTDLVQRGVHLGRV, encoded by the coding sequence ATGAGCACCATTCCCCTCGCTCCTGCGTCCGCGCCCAGGTACATGTGGGTGGTGCTGGGCCTCTCCGCGATCGCATGTCTCATTCCAATCTTCCTCCCCACAGGCCAGCGCCACGACTTCACGCCCCTCTTCATCCTGCTTCCCCTTGTGCTCCTGCTTGCGGGCATGCTGCTCGCACCCCGCCGCCTCTCCTACCACCTTGAACCGGACGCCCTGGTGATCACGCGCCTCTCCGGGCAAACGCGGCTACCGTACGCCGGCATGACCGCCTGGCAGACTGCCGGGCATCTCGGCCTGAAGATGGGCGGCATGGGCCTACCCGGGTACTACCTGTTTCACGCCGACGGTCTCAAGGGCGTCCTCGCAGCTTCGTCGGCGACGCACGGAGGCGTCATCCTGCAAGAGGGCGGCAAGGCGCACTTCCTCACACCGGCCGATCCAGGAGCGTTCCTGACGGACTTGGTACAGCGCGGCGTACATCTGGGCCGCGTCTAA
- a CDS encoding IS630 family transposase gives MSADQPYASLTKVGQQLGVCRHTVRTWRQRFVQDRIAGLSDAPKSGTPRKIQDQDVEKLIQLTLDSLPEDATHWSTRSMARASGMSQSAVLRIWRAFGLRPHLSESFKLSKDPLFIEKVRDIVGLYLSPPTRVLVLCVDEKPQIQALERNGTIFPMQPGEVEKKAHDYVRHGTTTLFAAVDAKAGTVIGKCYPRHRTEEFKAFLEEVHQNIPEDLDVHLILDNYITHKSKVVQLSS, from the coding sequence TTGAGTGCAGATCAACCGTATGCGTCGTTGACCAAAGTCGGTCAGCAACTCGGCGTGTGTCGTCATACCGTCCGGACGTGGCGACAACGCTTCGTGCAGGACCGGATTGCGGGCCTGAGTGATGCCCCAAAAAGTGGAACACCTCGGAAAATCCAGGACCAAGACGTGGAGAAGCTGATTCAGTTGACGTTGGACAGTCTGCCAGAAGACGCAACCCACTGGAGTACACGGAGCATGGCTCGGGCGAGTGGAATGAGCCAGAGCGCAGTGCTGCGCATCTGGCGAGCATTTGGGTTGCGTCCTCATCTGTCCGAATCCTTCAAACTCTCGAAGGACCCGTTATTCATTGAGAAGGTACGGGACATCGTAGGTTTGTACTTGAGCCCTCCTACTCGGGTCCTGGTGCTGTGCGTAGACGAGAAGCCGCAAATACAGGCGCTGGAGCGCAACGGCACAATCTTCCCCATGCAACCCGGGGAAGTCGAGAAAAAGGCGCACGACTATGTGCGTCACGGCACCACCACCCTCTTTGCAGCAGTGGACGCGAAGGCCGGAACGGTGATTGGGAAGTGTTACCCCAGGCATCGCACAGAGGAGTTCAAGGCCTTCCTGGAGGAAGTGCACCAGAACATTCCTGAGGACTTGGACGTCCATCTGATCTTGGATAACTACATCACTCACAAGTCGAAAGTAGTCCAGCTCAGTAGCTGA
- a CDS encoding IS630 family transposase: MDEHRVGLKPLVGKQWSERGKAPTVRVQHRYEWLYVCAFVCPQTGESQYWLLPTVNTAAFQAVMDRFAHDTQTGKTREIILVLDGAGWHATPQVKCPPGIELVFLPPYSPELQPAERLWALTDAPLKNRHFENLEALTALLAKQCRRLEQQREQIRSLTFFHWWPRITN; encoded by the coding sequence ATGGATGAACACCGTGTAGGGCTCAAGCCCCTGGTGGGGAAGCAGTGGTCTGAGCGAGGCAAAGCCCCGACCGTGCGTGTCCAACACCGGTATGAGTGGCTCTACGTCTGTGCGTTCGTCTGCCCACAGACGGGAGAGAGCCAATACTGGCTGTTGCCTACGGTCAATACGGCGGCCTTCCAGGCGGTGATGGACCGCTTTGCCCACGACACACAGACTGGAAAGACCCGGGAGATCATCTTGGTCCTCGATGGTGCGGGGTGGCATGCCACCCCGCAGGTGAAGTGCCCACCGGGCATTGAACTCGTCTTCTTGCCGCCCTACTCCCCAGAGTTGCAACCCGCCGAACGCCTTTGGGCCCTCACAGATGCACCGCTGAAGAATCGTCACTTCGAAAACCTGGAAGCCCTGACCGCCTTGCTTGCAAAGCAGTGTCGTCGGTTAGAACAGCAGAGGGAGCAAATCCGTTCGCTCACCTTCTTCCATTGGTGGCCTCGTATAACAAACTAA
- a CDS encoding WD40 repeat domain-containing protein: MKRLLWFPLLLSSLACAAPLTLQDTLTFVGHPGAMAWGTLTPDGQSVFSQGGNTLIEWDAETGQPRRVLQPLNGKDFAPVRQDFWRSDSPDGVRVLVTENTARQPGSSHLSLLNLHSGRVDASFEVQDGPLGLTWGTGQRAVAFADREDGKIWFWHEGMAQPDWLQGGTRWEFGRTAFSADNSVLYVLGEDLSAYDSTSGKALWTLAAGDLRGRDGRPVRAWRKEFGDPVFVSSPFSPRLLVQTSDGLALLDPQARTLLAYLDPGFDRVREVKWSPDGTKVLLVTDSYVHVVDVGSGQTLGLVDGENVIGMPDGGSVWTQMFSHFLHSNVSSGLDVETVKAKTAWNAPVSVDARGRPSRWLGRGKAGYSVFTPRGQVPLTEHFTRLARSSPDGQTIASLGDDQLWLLDTQTHAKRLSVPVGDAFDFAFSPDGRWLAVGGWNTTRLLDAHTGETVKVLEPTSEQRNSGGRKWQPGPRGLNRSLAFSPDGQQLAVGYEASTIGLWDVASGQLTRTLGGGRGWVLSLAFSPDGARLVSGWGDGTLHFYGVRSGEVSPVQQVNQGFVRWLAFSPDGKQVAAASGDGSVSLWTPLGRPLHRLTGHTGAATTVTYLDAGTLVSGDTAGTLRVWNAENGRLLGQTDTRGAVVQSLALSPDGRQLLSSDRDNALRVYGVPK; this comes from the coding sequence TTGAAACGACTGCTCTGGTTTCCCCTGTTGCTTTCCTCGCTGGCCTGTGCCGCGCCCCTGACCCTGCAAGACACCCTGACCTTCGTGGGTCATCCCGGAGCAATGGCCTGGGGGACGCTGACGCCGGATGGACAGAGTGTGTTCTCGCAGGGAGGAAACACCCTCATCGAATGGGACGCGGAGACCGGTCAGCCCCGCCGGGTCCTTCAGCCACTGAATGGAAAGGACTTTGCCCCGGTCCGCCAGGATTTCTGGCGCAGCGATTCGCCCGATGGCGTGAGGGTCCTCGTGACCGAGAACACGGCGCGGCAGCCGGGCAGCTCTCACCTCTCCCTGCTCAACCTGCACAGCGGCAGGGTGGACGCCTCCTTCGAGGTTCAGGACGGCCCCCTCGGCCTGACCTGGGGCACAGGCCAGCGGGCAGTGGCTTTCGCAGACCGCGAAGACGGCAAAATCTGGTTCTGGCATGAGGGGATGGCGCAGCCGGATTGGCTGCAGGGGGGCACACGCTGGGAGTTTGGCCGGACGGCTTTTTCAGCTGACAACTCTGTGCTGTACGTGCTGGGTGAGGACCTCTCGGCCTATGACAGCACCAGTGGCAAGGCGCTCTGGACACTGGCCGCTGGGGACCTGAGGGGCCGGGACGGGCGACCAGTGCGGGCCTGGAGAAAAGAATTCGGTGACCCGGTGTTCGTCAGCAGTCCCTTCAGCCCGCGCCTGCTGGTGCAGACTTCGGACGGTCTGGCGCTGCTCGACCCTCAGGCGCGCACGCTCCTGGCCTACCTCGATCCGGGGTTCGACCGGGTCCGGGAGGTGAAGTGGTCGCCCGACGGCACGAAGGTTCTGCTCGTCACCGACAGCTACGTGCATGTTGTGGACGTGGGCAGCGGTCAGACGCTGGGCCTCGTGGACGGCGAGAACGTCATCGGAATGCCCGACGGGGGTTCGGTCTGGACGCAGATGTTCTCGCATTTTCTTCATTCCAACGTCTCCAGTGGGCTGGACGTGGAAACAGTGAAGGCGAAGACCGCCTGGAATGCGCCGGTGAGCGTCGACGCCAGGGGCCGCCCGAGTCGATGGCTGGGAAGAGGGAAGGCGGGATACAGCGTCTTCACGCCGCGGGGACAGGTGCCGCTGACCGAACACTTCACGCGGCTGGCCCGCTCCTCACCGGACGGCCAGACCATCGCGAGCCTCGGAGATGACCAACTCTGGTTGCTGGACACGCAGACGCACGCAAAGCGGTTGTCCGTTCCTGTAGGGGATGCGTTCGACTTCGCCTTCAGTCCCGACGGACGCTGGCTCGCGGTGGGCGGCTGGAACACGACGCGCCTCCTTGACGCCCATACGGGCGAAACCGTGAAGGTCCTCGAACCCACATCCGAGCAGCGCAACTCCGGGGGCCGCAAGTGGCAACCCGGTCCGCGCGGGCTGAACCGCTCACTGGCCTTTTCACCTGATGGGCAGCAGCTGGCGGTGGGGTATGAGGCCAGCACCATCGGCCTGTGGGACGTGGCGAGCGGCCAACTGACCCGGACCCTCGGGGGCGGGCGGGGCTGGGTGCTGTCCCTCGCCTTCTCGCCCGACGGCGCGCGGCTGGTTTCGGGCTGGGGCGACGGGACGCTGCACTTCTACGGTGTCCGCAGCGGTGAGGTCTCCCCGGTCCAGCAGGTCAATCAGGGCTTCGTGCGCTGGCTGGCCTTTTCCCCGGATGGAAAGCAGGTGGCCGCCGCGTCGGGCGACGGCAGCGTGAGTCTCTGGACGCCTCTGGGCAGGCCACTTCACCGCCTGACCGGGCACACAGGGGCCGCCACCACGGTCACCTATCTGGACGCGGGAACCCTGGTCAGTGGAGACACCGCGGGTACGTTGCGGGTCTGGAATGCCGAGAACGGCCGACTGCTGGGACAAACGGACACCCGGGGCGCGGTGGTGCAGTCGCTCGCCCTCTCCCCGGATGGCCGCCAGCTCCTTAGCAGTGACCGCGACAACGCGCTCCGGGTTTACGGAGTCCCGAAATGA
- a CDS encoding family 43 glycosylhydrolase, whose product MRHCFTRQYVCWLKVMHPDDTQKSTVLVADSLLGPYRMVRTNLRPLGMSAGDFDLAVDPVDGKGYYYFERVHSEMICADLTEDYTNVTGYYSTHFPHPHPPFVREAPAYFRRGPLHYLFTSGTTGYFPNASEVAVAKTYHGPWTVLGDPHPDDDSRTSYRSQICSVFNHPHKKDLYIALADRWLGDRDVDARKAAGMFETAFASDHPREHFERYERETPEIFAAPDTSAAGYVWLPVRFDGDMAYFDWHDEWCIEDYE is encoded by the coding sequence TTGCGCCACTGCTTCACCCGCCAGTACGTCTGCTGGCTCAAGGTGATGCACCCGGACGACACACAGAAATCGACCGTGCTGGTCGCTGACTCGCTCCTCGGCCCCTACCGGATGGTGCGCACCAATCTGCGCCCACTCGGCATGAGCGCTGGCGATTTTGACTTGGCCGTCGATCCAGTGGATGGCAAAGGCTACTACTACTTTGAGCGGGTGCACAGCGAGATGATCTGCGCGGACCTCACGGAGGACTACACCAACGTGACGGGGTACTACTCCACGCACTTCCCGCATCCTCATCCACCCTTCGTGCGTGAAGCGCCAGCCTACTTCCGCCGCGGGCCCCTGCATTACCTGTTCACGTCCGGCACCACCGGGTACTTCCCGAACGCGTCCGAAGTCGCGGTTGCCAAGACCTACCACGGCCCCTGGACGGTGCTGGGCGATCCCCACCCGGACGACGACAGTCGCACATCCTACCGGTCACAGATCTGCTCGGTATTCAACCACCCGCACAAGAAAGACCTCTACATTGCCCTGGCGGACCGCTGGCTGGGTGACCGGGACGTGGACGCCCGCAAAGCCGCCGGCATGTTTGAAACGGCGTTCGCCAGTGACCACCCCCGCGAGCACTTCGAGCGCTACGAACGGGAAACTCCCGAGATTTTCGCGGCGCCCGACACGTCGGCAGCGGGTTACGTGTGGCTGCCCGTCCGGTTTGACGGCGATATGGCGTACTTCGACTGGCACGACGAGTGGTGCATTGAAGACTACGAGTGA
- a CDS encoding tetratricopeptide repeat protein translates to MERATALLELGRPHEAAAELHQALAQSPGDALLWRLLSQAHTDLDQYGQALEAARKAVVCAPEDYASHYALGVALWNMQVRGRRYNGLFAPARRASAPVIAALREALRLEPGDPSVHATLGRMLLLVGEEREAEALFQAALHVQPRYVEGQLGLATVALRRKQAQEAHDLASRVLEDEPLHTGAMQLLARASLMQGEANAAFTTAFAAVRLRPADRQGREQLETLIETYLPRPFGKHSPALRFLIVPPALPAALMVAAWVWLRTLYRLQRLRPGVRAQVVAARRRMVTRAP, encoded by the coding sequence TTGGAGCGCGCCACCGCCCTGCTGGAGCTCGGCCGTCCACACGAAGCGGCGGCGGAGTTGCATCAGGCTCTGGCGCAGAGTCCCGGTGACGCCCTGCTGTGGCGGCTCCTGTCTCAGGCCCACACCGATCTCGATCAGTACGGGCAGGCCCTGGAGGCCGCCCGGAAGGCGGTGGTCTGCGCGCCGGAGGACTACGCGTCGCACTACGCACTCGGCGTGGCCCTGTGGAACATGCAGGTGCGGGGGCGGCGGTACAACGGGCTCTTTGCTCCCGCGAGGCGGGCGAGCGCTCCTGTCATCGCCGCCCTGCGCGAGGCGTTGCGCCTGGAGCCAGGCGACCCGAGCGTCCACGCCACCCTAGGGCGAATGCTCCTGCTCGTCGGCGAGGAGAGAGAGGCCGAAGCCCTCTTTCAGGCGGCGCTGCACGTCCAGCCCAGGTATGTGGAGGGGCAACTCGGGCTGGCAACAGTGGCCCTGCGGCGCAAGCAGGCGCAAGAAGCGCACGACCTTGCCTCGCGCGTGCTGGAGGACGAACCCCTGCACACCGGCGCAATGCAGCTGCTGGCCCGCGCTTCCCTGATGCAGGGCGAGGCGAACGCTGCCTTCACCACGGCCTTCGCCGCTGTACGCCTCCGCCCGGCCGACCGCCAGGGGCGGGAGCAACTGGAAACCCTGATCGAGACGTACCTGCCTCGGCCCTTCGGAAAGCACTCCCCGGCGCTGCGCTTTCTGATCGTGCCGCCCGCCCTGCCAGCCGCCCTCATGGTGGCGGCATGGGTGTGGCTGCGGACCCTCTACCGCCTGCAGCGCCTGAGGCCTGGTGTCCGCGCACAAGTGGTGGCCGCGCGCCGCCGGATGGTTACCCGCGCGCCGTAG
- a CDS encoding multicopper oxidase domain-containing protein produces the protein MVVQQGDHVVIHFKNTHDQPHTLYLHGIDRLSQEMDGLTEVLPGQETTYEFVATEAGTFGYHCHFQTYLHADMGMYGAIVVEPRNSKEKLWTNEHAMILDEWDSRQNPTAPVHKSEPNYFLVNGKSFPLIPDIAIPDGQTDLMRIANFGEEVHSLHMHGNSFLILDKDGFSLSEPVQQDTLLIGPGERVDVLVKGRDGDFPFHDHIVKDVTNNDLYPGGIHVMIKGGPALSAAGTPVQNIGEHAHSHGAGAEAAKAPTEKYADDSPAHNHIYDHLPEGSPIKVVNIVNFGFDQKELHVKAGTKVAWVNRDVVGHSVTAGLPGGDPKARAFDSSNEAKGTPTMIAQGEAWTYTFTKKGTFEYYCLPHTNMVAKIVVE, from the coding sequence TTGGTCGTACAGCAGGGTGATCATGTCGTTATTCACTTCAAGAATACGCACGACCAGCCTCACACCCTCTACCTGCACGGCATCGATCGTCTTTCTCAGGAAATGGACGGCCTGACAGAGGTGCTGCCTGGTCAGGAGACTACATACGAGTTCGTGGCCACGGAAGCGGGGACCTTCGGGTACCACTGTCACTTTCAGACGTACTTGCACGCCGACATGGGCATGTACGGCGCAATCGTAGTCGAGCCCAGGAATTCAAAGGAGAAGCTGTGGACGAACGAGCACGCCATGATCCTCGACGAGTGGGACAGCCGCCAGAACCCTACTGCCCCCGTGCATAAGAGCGAGCCCAACTACTTCCTGGTGAATGGCAAGTCGTTCCCTCTGATTCCCGACATCGCCATTCCAGACGGTCAGACGGACCTCATGCGTATTGCCAATTTTGGCGAGGAGGTGCACAGCCTGCATATGCACGGCAACAGTTTCCTGATTCTCGACAAAGACGGCTTCTCGCTGTCTGAGCCCGTACAGCAAGATACGCTCCTGATTGGGCCTGGGGAACGCGTTGACGTTCTGGTCAAGGGACGCGATGGGGACTTTCCCTTCCATGACCACATCGTCAAGGACGTCACCAACAACGACCTCTACCCGGGGGGCATTCACGTCATGATCAAAGGTGGTCCGGCGCTGAGTGCGGCTGGAACGCCTGTACAGAACATTGGTGAGCACGCGCACAGTCACGGAGCAGGAGCTGAAGCAGCGAAGGCGCCTACAGAGAAGTACGCCGACGACAGCCCGGCACATAACCATATCTATGACCACCTTCCTGAGGGCTCACCCATCAAAGTGGTGAACATCGTCAACTTTGGCTTTGATCAAAAGGAACTGCATGTGAAGGCGGGGACCAAGGTCGCATGGGTCAACCGAGATGTGGTTGGACACAGCGTGACAGCTGGCCTACCGGGCGGCGATCCGAAAGCTCGAGCTTTTGACTCCTCGAACGAGGCGAAGGGAACGCCGACCATGATTGCCCAGGGAGAAGCGTGGACCTACACCTTTACGAAGAAGGGTACTTTCGAGTACTACTGCTTGCCCCACACCAATATGGTTGCCAAGATCGTTGTGGAGTGA
- a CDS encoding winged helix-turn-helix domain-containing protein: MYRRSTCAVERRRSHLLAFLAEGKSAAEALKLTGYSYQGADKIIDAYHQHGLAGLKDRRHHNSGAPTLLSDAEVLLLAQTIRADTAAGGVWNGARVQGWVKQELDKDVHLSRCYEFLDAVGYSLQVPRPRHVEADQATQEGFKKKSSQPWSKQLVRVLKALDER, translated from the coding sequence ATCTACCGCCGGAGTACCTGCGCGGTCGAACGACGACGCAGTCATCTCCTCGCGTTCCTAGCAGAAGGGAAAAGCGCTGCCGAAGCGCTCAAGCTCACGGGCTACTCCTATCAAGGCGCAGACAAAATCATCGACGCGTACCATCAACATGGTCTGGCAGGGCTCAAAGATCGGCGACACCACAACAGTGGCGCGCCGACCCTGCTGAGCGACGCTGAAGTGCTCCTCCTGGCACAGACGATTCGGGCAGACACCGCGGCTGGCGGTGTGTGGAATGGCGCACGGGTGCAGGGTTGGGTGAAGCAGGAATTGGACAAGGACGTGCATCTGAGCCGCTGTTACGAGTTTTTAGACGCGGTGGGATACAGCCTCCAGGTCCCCCGGCCTCGACATGTCGAGGCCGATCAGGCGACTCAGGAAGGATTCAAAAAAAAGTCCTCCCAGCCGTGGTCCAAGCAGCTGGTGCGCGTACTGAAGGCACTGGACGAGCGGTAG
- a CDS encoding RCC1 domain-containing protein has protein sequence MLLAPRLLLLLPTLLLAACGQQQNQLTSPGATVNSADPQTTGKLYEVSFQRIGAADFNVTAQRLPTPELQAQRLVDGPSGASDLTFTQLGVSTFVVNAAQTRHVRATFRVTNNSGQALNELVFLPVISSGSSTPFTNLKYFDGSDASSKAGSLTPTQGKSLKPSTGQAVVDADSSPFVTNLDVSTVITPGIQNYGWQVTPSLANGASTNVTFAVDLPIDPAGAAHDPFSFSLRFAAAVETTQLRSAVQQYHRDTQTFGNYTQFPMSSGSTPRSLPAYYDILTSTSAVLCSDSGVSLQDISTLAFPHRFRVEVTAKGDHTLSVYDGTSCPVPGSVTPLLTQTITGINPFNTAIAGGLSHSLAVKADGTVRAWGGNGFGQLGDGTTTVRSTPVLVSGLTDVVGVASGSNHSLAVKADGSVRTWGYNNVGQLGDGTRIRSSSPVTVSGLTDVISVSGGYQHSLALKVDGTVQAWGDNADGQLGNSTVAFSSTPVTVSGLTDVVSVTGGFSHSLALKADGTVWAWGRNDYGELGDGTRTTRSTPVTVGGLTDVVSVVAANQFSLALKPDGTVRAWGSNNAGQLSDGTTTKSVSGLAGVVSVAGGYSHSLALKADGTVRTWGLNSSGQLGDGTTTARSTPVTVSGLTDAVSVASGGSYSLAVKTDGSVRTWGRNTEGQLGNGTMTNSSMPVLVSGLTGVAQPTP, from the coding sequence ATGCTGCTCGCCCCACGCTTGTTGTTGCTGCTTCCCACCCTGCTGCTGGCCGCCTGCGGCCAGCAGCAAAACCAGCTCACCTCGCCGGGTGCCACGGTCAATTCAGCTGACCCGCAGACGACGGGCAAGCTCTATGAGGTGTCGTTCCAACGCATTGGAGCAGCGGATTTCAACGTCACCGCACAGCGTCTCCCCACGCCCGAGTTGCAGGCCCAGCGCCTGGTGGACGGGCCCAGCGGCGCGAGTGACTTGACCTTTACCCAGCTCGGCGTCTCGACCTTCGTGGTCAATGCGGCCCAGACCCGCCATGTCCGGGCGACGTTCCGGGTCACCAACAACAGCGGCCAGGCCCTGAACGAACTTGTGTTCCTGCCGGTCATCTCCAGTGGCAGCAGCACGCCATTTACCAACCTGAAGTACTTCGACGGCAGCGACGCTTCCAGCAAAGCCGGAAGCTTGACGCCCACCCAGGGCAAGAGTCTCAAACCCTCGACCGGTCAGGCGGTGGTCGATGCCGACAGCAGCCCCTTCGTGACGAACCTGGACGTCAGCACGGTCATCACGCCGGGAATTCAGAATTACGGCTGGCAGGTAACGCCGAGCCTGGCGAATGGAGCGAGTACCAACGTGACCTTCGCGGTGGATCTGCCAATAGACCCGGCGGGCGCCGCCCACGACCCCTTCAGCTTCTCCTTGCGGTTTGCCGCGGCGGTCGAGACCACCCAACTCAGATCGGCCGTACAGCAGTACCACCGCGACACCCAGACGTTCGGCAACTACACCCAATTCCCCATGTCGAGCGGCAGCACGCCGCGCAGCCTACCAGCGTATTACGACATCCTGACCTCAACTTCGGCCGTGCTGTGTAGCGACAGCGGCGTGTCGCTGCAGGACATCTCCACCCTGGCGTTCCCCCACCGCTTCCGGGTGGAGGTCACGGCCAAGGGTGATCACACCCTGAGCGTCTACGACGGGACCAGCTGCCCGGTACCGGGCAGCGTCACGCCGTTGCTGACCCAGACCATCACCGGGATCAACCCATTCAATACCGCCATTGCAGGCGGCCTCTCTCACAGTCTGGCCGTCAAGGCCGATGGCACCGTGCGGGCGTGGGGCGGCAACGGCTTCGGGCAACTCGGCGACGGCACCACGACCGTCCGCTCCACACCCGTGCTGGTCAGTGGATTGACAGATGTGGTTGGCGTGGCGAGCGGCAGCAATCACAGCCTGGCCGTCAAAGCCGATGGCTCCGTGCGGACCTGGGGATACAACAACGTTGGGCAACTCGGCGACGGCACCCGGATCAGGAGCTCCTCGCCCGTGACCGTCAGCGGACTGACGGACGTGATCAGCGTGTCCGGTGGCTATCAGCACAGCCTGGCCCTCAAGGTCGACGGTACCGTGCAGGCCTGGGGCGATAACGCCGACGGCCAACTCGGCAACAGCACGGTGGCGTTTAGCTCCACGCCCGTGACCGTTAGCGGGCTGACGGACGTGGTCAGCGTGACCGGCGGCTTCTCTCATAGCCTGGCCCTCAAAGCCGACGGCACCGTGTGGGCCTGGGGCCGCAACGACTATGGGGAACTCGGCGACGGCACCCGGACCACCCGCTCCACACCCGTGACCGTTGGTGGATTGACGGATGTGGTCAGCGTGGTCGCTGCCAATCAGTTCAGTCTGGCCCTCAAGCCTGACGGCACCGTGCGGGCCTGGGGATCCAACAACGCTGGGCAACTCAGCGACGGCACCACGACCAAGAGCGTCAGCGGACTGGCGGGTGTGGTCAGCGTGGCTGGTGGGTACTCTCACAGTCTGGCCCTCAAGGCTGACGGCACCGTGCGGACCTGGGGCCTGAACAGCTCTGGGCAACTCGGCGACGGCACCACGACCGCCCGCTCCACGCCCGTGACCGTCAGTGGACTGACGGATGCGGTCAGCGTGGCAAGCGGCGGCAGTTACAGCCTGGCCGTCAAGACCGACGGCTCCGTGAGGACCTGGGGCCGCAACACTGAAGGGCAACTCGGCAACGGCACCATGACCAACAGTTCCATGCCCGTGCTGGTGAGCGGCTTGACCGGCGTGGCCCAACCCACGCCCTGA